A single genomic interval of Aureliella helgolandensis harbors:
- a CDS encoding DUF1553 domain-containing protein: MSDRILTAPHGPLSFAVLEWPDFNLSKVRTARRLVVLFGYVSTWMALAAFLPTRPTFAQQILSEVRDAEQEDFFEQHIRPALVKYCYECHAADTEASGGLLLDSAAGWKAGGDSGPAILPGQPLESRFIRAIDYEDSNLQMPPEGKLPEDIIQAFTAWVAQGARDPRQATGSQPTVRTSGLPVEEAQKHWAYRPLVRAEIPASGTERSATAVDSFINRRLAEVQLTPSPTASREVVVRRLYFDLTGLPPPTNAMELWFRPDDRSPEVGYRRLVDGLLTSPNYGEHFARKWMDVARYAESITLRGFVLPEAWRYRDYLIQAYAEDRPFDQMIREQIAGDLLEHSDMRERQMQLTATSLLAMGNNNLEQQDKTQLEMDYIDEQLDTIGRAFLGQTLGCARCHDHKFDPIPTRDYYAMAGILRSAVALEHANLSKWIELPLPLPAEQQTSYDQWSAELQQVDKRLAEIRAKAPATAARPNQFIAIADLPGDVIDDSQARLVGSWKASTYSRPSIGEGYVHDENSRKGMATATFEPNDLAPGHYEIRMAYTASANRSSNTLVHVFSAEGETEIAVNQRQTPDIDGVWISLGTYRVEQDGQAFVLITNQDSNGYVIVDAVQFLPQGVDLASAAPANDSESPAQLSEQTESEQEALAAELRMLESRQRKLKSQLATRPRYLTVDEKSPPKNIPIHIRGDVHNLGEVVPRGFLTALAMPSSTTMISENSSGRLEMANWISSDQNPLTARVYANRVWSWLMGQGLAASLNNFGTTGTAPTHPELLDWLAIELIQSGWSTKHLVRTIVMSQAYRRQVVGGETAEQLDPTNRYYWRGSLRRIPAEALRDAVLQISGELDAERGGSLIRPGTTADYDYQHASTRRSVYHPVFRNSLPELFEVFDFADPSVSIGQRARSTVATQPLALLNHPWMVARAQAATQHFKTLSSPASVEELVENLHLACFFRPPTDEELATCTEFLNAKELPLESANLQLLIHSLFASLDFRYLQ, encoded by the coding sequence ATGTCAGACAGAATTTTGACAGCTCCCCACGGGCCCCTCAGCTTCGCGGTCCTGGAGTGGCCTGACTTTAATCTCAGCAAAGTCCGTACGGCTCGCCGCTTAGTGGTGCTCTTCGGCTACGTGTCTACTTGGATGGCCTTAGCTGCATTCCTACCAACTCGACCGACATTCGCCCAACAGATCTTGTCGGAAGTTCGTGACGCAGAACAGGAAGACTTCTTTGAGCAACACATCCGTCCCGCGTTGGTGAAATACTGCTACGAGTGCCATGCGGCCGACACGGAAGCCAGTGGCGGACTTCTTTTGGATTCGGCAGCTGGATGGAAGGCTGGCGGTGACTCTGGGCCTGCTATCCTTCCTGGACAGCCGCTGGAGAGCCGCTTCATTCGAGCAATCGATTACGAAGACTCCAACCTGCAGATGCCGCCAGAGGGTAAATTACCGGAGGACATCATTCAGGCATTCACCGCATGGGTTGCACAAGGTGCGCGCGATCCGCGACAAGCAACAGGTTCACAGCCTACCGTTCGAACCAGCGGCCTGCCGGTCGAAGAGGCGCAAAAACACTGGGCGTATCGTCCATTGGTGAGAGCGGAAATCCCCGCATCTGGCACAGAGCGGTCCGCCACGGCAGTCGATTCCTTCATCAATCGGCGTTTGGCCGAAGTACAACTCACGCCCTCACCGACCGCCTCGCGTGAAGTCGTTGTGCGCAGACTGTACTTCGATTTGACGGGCCTGCCGCCTCCCACCAACGCAATGGAATTGTGGTTTCGGCCCGACGATCGCAGTCCCGAGGTTGGCTACCGCCGGCTGGTTGATGGGCTGCTGACCTCCCCCAATTATGGAGAGCATTTCGCACGCAAGTGGATGGATGTTGCCCGCTATGCGGAATCGATCACTTTGCGAGGTTTTGTGCTGCCTGAGGCATGGCGGTATCGCGACTACTTGATCCAGGCCTATGCCGAGGACCGACCGTTTGACCAAATGATTCGCGAACAAATTGCTGGCGATTTGCTGGAGCATTCGGACATGCGCGAGCGTCAAATGCAACTGACCGCGACGAGTCTGCTGGCCATGGGAAATAACAATCTTGAACAGCAGGATAAGACGCAGCTTGAGATGGACTACATCGACGAGCAGCTCGATACGATCGGTCGCGCCTTCTTGGGCCAAACGCTTGGATGCGCCCGCTGCCACGATCACAAATTCGACCCTATTCCCACGCGTGACTACTACGCGATGGCGGGTATTCTGCGCTCAGCCGTAGCGTTGGAACACGCAAATCTATCGAAATGGATCGAGCTTCCCTTACCGCTGCCTGCCGAGCAGCAAACCTCTTACGATCAATGGTCAGCCGAGCTACAGCAAGTTGACAAGCGGCTAGCGGAGATTCGCGCGAAAGCCCCCGCTACGGCAGCACGACCCAATCAATTCATTGCGATTGCCGATCTGCCAGGAGACGTCATCGACGATTCTCAAGCTAGGTTGGTCGGAAGCTGGAAAGCTTCGACCTACAGTCGTCCGTCCATAGGAGAGGGCTACGTTCACGACGAGAACAGCCGCAAGGGAATGGCGACAGCGACGTTCGAGCCCAACGATCTCGCACCTGGGCATTACGAGATTCGCATGGCGTATACCGCTTCGGCAAACCGATCCAGCAACACGCTGGTCCACGTTTTCAGTGCAGAGGGTGAAACGGAAATAGCGGTCAACCAGCGGCAAACTCCAGACATCGATGGGGTGTGGATTTCGCTAGGCACTTACCGCGTTGAGCAAGATGGTCAAGCCTTTGTCCTGATCACCAATCAGGACTCGAACGGATATGTAATTGTCGACGCCGTCCAATTCCTGCCGCAAGGAGTCGATTTGGCATCCGCAGCCCCAGCCAACGATTCGGAGTCGCCTGCGCAGTTGTCGGAGCAAACCGAGTCTGAACAGGAGGCGTTGGCGGCTGAGCTTCGCATGCTGGAGTCGCGTCAACGAAAGCTAAAGTCCCAACTGGCGACGCGCCCGCGTTACTTGACCGTGGACGAAAAATCGCCCCCCAAAAATATTCCCATCCACATTCGCGGAGACGTCCACAATTTGGGAGAAGTCGTGCCTCGTGGGTTCCTAACGGCGCTCGCGATGCCCTCGTCCACCACCATGATTTCCGAGAATTCCAGTGGTCGATTGGAGATGGCGAACTGGATCAGCTCCGACCAAAATCCTCTCACCGCACGGGTCTATGCGAATCGAGTCTGGAGCTGGCTCATGGGGCAGGGGCTAGCCGCCTCCCTTAATAATTTTGGAACGACTGGAACAGCCCCCACTCATCCCGAATTGCTTGATTGGCTCGCCATAGAACTGATTCAAAGTGGATGGTCGACCAAGCATCTTGTGCGGACGATTGTGATGTCCCAAGCCTATCGTCGCCAAGTCGTTGGCGGGGAGACGGCCGAGCAACTGGATCCAACCAACCGCTACTATTGGCGGGGATCTCTCCGGCGCATCCCGGCGGAAGCCTTGCGTGACGCCGTGCTGCAAATTAGCGGCGAACTAGATGCGGAAAGGGGCGGCTCCTTAATTCGACCTGGCACCACGGCGGACTACGATTACCAACACGCATCGACCCGAAGGAGTGTGTACCATCCGGTTTTCCGCAATTCGCTTCCCGAGCTGTTCGAGGTGTTTGACTTTGCCGACCCAAGTGTCTCTATCGGGCAGCGTGCCAGGAGCACCGTGGCCACGCAGCCCTTAGCACTGCTCAATCACCCTTGGATGGTAGCTCGCGCCCAGGCCGCCACACAACACTTTAAGACACTTAGCAGTCCAGCAAGCGTCGAGGAATTGGTTGAGAACCTGCACCTTGCATGCTTCTTCCGTCCACCAACCGACGAAGAACTTGCCACCTGCACGGAATTCCTGAATGCGAAGGAACTCCCGCTGGAAAGTGCGAATCTGCAGCTACTAATTCACTCCTTGTTCGCATCCCTAGATTTTCGTTACCTCCAATGA
- a CDS encoding Crp/Fnr family transcriptional regulator — MHDRIWYLQNCDLFEKLTEEQLNALERRSHFNRFPKGSPIYLPSQPADSVMLVADGLVKICHLTVEGKVSTLAFVKVGELFGELSLFDAEERGEYCEAVEPTTVIRIPRGILQTLMNNELDIALGVTKLVGLRRLRIENRLRNLLFNSNHQKLTHLLLDLADQFGITIEEGIRLGLKLSHQEMASLIGTTRETVTIVLGKMKADGLIGGQRQSVVLTDIERLAASVGRHRRSEGH; from the coding sequence ATGCACGATCGCATATGGTATCTGCAGAATTGCGATCTCTTCGAAAAACTAACGGAAGAACAGTTGAATGCGCTGGAACGACGGTCGCACTTCAACCGCTTCCCCAAAGGATCGCCGATTTACCTTCCATCACAGCCAGCGGACTCGGTCATGCTGGTTGCTGATGGCTTAGTGAAAATTTGTCATTTGACTGTAGAGGGTAAAGTCTCCACACTGGCGTTCGTCAAAGTAGGTGAGCTCTTTGGAGAACTATCCCTGTTCGATGCTGAGGAGCGTGGGGAATATTGCGAAGCGGTTGAACCGACCACCGTAATTCGAATCCCTCGAGGCATACTACAGACACTGATGAACAACGAACTCGATATCGCCTTAGGGGTTACCAAACTTGTTGGTCTGCGCCGTTTGCGAATTGAAAACCGTCTAAGAAACCTTCTATTCAATTCGAACCATCAGAAGCTAACGCACTTACTCCTCGATCTCGCCGACCAATTTGGAATCACCATCGAAGAGGGCATTCGCTTGGGGCTCAAGCTATCGCACCAAGAGATGGCTAGCCTCATTGGGACCACGCGAGAAACCGTCACGATCGTGCTTGGCAAGATGAAGGCCGATGGGCTCATTGGCGGACAGCGTCAAAGCGTCGTACTGACCGACATTGAGCGTCTTGCTGCTTCGGTCGGACGGCATCGTAGAAGCGAAGGACACTAG
- a CDS encoding BPSS1187 family protein produces the protein MIRFRLLLLLAACASFLSSPILSAAAPPPESGQQPKHVRILTVGNSFTQNATRYLDEVTEAAGHKLTHKMLSIGGSPLERHANMALKFEANRNDNSAKYSRGESLQEALQSESWDFVTVQQVSFKSHDVETYRPYAEQLADIVHRYAPQAKLLVHETWAYRKDDPRFRGTNTDAKEPATQQAMYEGLSDAYRTIAKELSAGRIPVGDAFWLADSDANFGFRGTASFDAKQLQHPELPEQLHSLHVGYRWLERDGKRELGMDGHHANLAGEYLGACVWFECLFGESSIGNSFVPNKLAPEYAVFLQKVAHQAVQPGGDIVQGVSRDAVLGFDDPAPQRYTLRVRASEIDSRVKEYPEIGFVFGSDKKPADLEFASVDTRVAPQGKLAIWLMGHNQGLFERLNDYGVHAIGVSYARQWFGKLCRPRPSDAYARGRIRLEAATGLDFSDELDLLPPDGAAERTRQLLLWLSSENPQGNWDQFLTDDQSRVRWDKVIITGASHGSTTAARFAKHQRVDRVVMLCGPRDQDQDWQGLPSATPNNRFFGFSHVLDGGWTADHYCRSWELLGLHQFGPIVNVDQTQAPYQNSRRLITAADVGGDAGRAHSSVTPGSASPENAQGEKLFDPVWHYLYNQPVDIVGEATEEDPDCLRIQATYE, from the coding sequence ATGATCCGCTTCAGACTTCTGCTTTTACTCGCCGCATGTGCCTCCTTTCTCTCGTCTCCGATCCTCTCAGCTGCTGCACCTCCGCCCGAGAGCGGGCAACAGCCCAAGCACGTCCGAATCTTGACGGTGGGCAATAGCTTCACACAAAATGCGACGCGATACTTGGACGAAGTAACTGAGGCAGCAGGGCATAAACTGACTCACAAAATGTTGTCGATCGGCGGTTCACCGTTGGAGCGCCACGCTAACATGGCGCTCAAGTTCGAGGCGAACCGTAACGACAACTCTGCCAAGTACTCGCGTGGCGAGAGCTTGCAGGAAGCGCTGCAAAGCGAATCCTGGGACTTTGTGACGGTGCAGCAAGTGAGTTTCAAGAGCCACGATGTTGAGACCTATCGTCCCTACGCAGAGCAATTGGCGGATATCGTCCATCGCTATGCACCTCAAGCCAAATTGCTCGTGCATGAGACATGGGCTTACCGAAAGGATGACCCGCGTTTTCGTGGTACCAATACGGATGCGAAAGAACCTGCGACACAACAAGCCATGTACGAAGGGCTGAGCGACGCGTATCGCACGATCGCGAAAGAATTATCGGCGGGTCGCATTCCCGTGGGAGATGCCTTCTGGCTTGCAGACTCCGATGCAAACTTTGGATTCCGTGGAACCGCCAGCTTCGACGCAAAGCAATTGCAACACCCCGAGTTGCCCGAGCAACTGCACTCGTTGCACGTTGGCTACCGTTGGCTCGAACGCGATGGCAAACGAGAACTGGGTATGGACGGGCATCATGCGAACCTGGCCGGCGAGTACTTAGGAGCTTGCGTCTGGTTCGAGTGCTTGTTCGGAGAGAGCTCGATTGGAAACAGCTTTGTGCCCAACAAACTCGCTCCCGAGTATGCGGTATTTCTTCAGAAAGTGGCACATCAAGCAGTACAACCTGGTGGAGATATTGTGCAGGGTGTTAGCCGCGACGCGGTGTTAGGATTCGACGACCCCGCTCCGCAGCGATATACGCTTCGAGTGCGTGCGAGTGAGATTGATTCGCGGGTCAAAGAGTACCCCGAAATTGGCTTTGTGTTCGGTAGCGACAAGAAACCCGCAGACCTCGAATTCGCATCGGTCGACACGCGCGTCGCCCCCCAAGGTAAGCTTGCAATTTGGTTGATGGGTCACAACCAGGGCCTATTCGAACGATTGAACGATTACGGAGTGCATGCAATTGGTGTTAGTTACGCCCGACAATGGTTTGGCAAGCTCTGTCGGCCGCGTCCCTCCGATGCTTACGCTAGGGGGCGCATCCGATTGGAAGCCGCAACCGGCCTGGACTTCAGCGATGAATTGGACCTCTTGCCACCCGATGGTGCTGCCGAGCGAACGCGACAACTGCTGCTGTGGCTCTCCAGTGAGAATCCGCAAGGAAATTGGGATCAGTTTTTGACCGACGATCAATCGCGCGTGCGTTGGGACAAAGTCATTATTACCGGCGCGTCTCATGGAAGCACGACGGCAGCCAGATTTGCCAAGCACCAAAGGGTTGATCGCGTAGTGATGCTGTGCGGGCCGCGAGACCAAGACCAAGACTGGCAAGGCTTGCCATCGGCAACGCCCAACAACCGCTTCTTCGGTTTCAGCCACGTGCTCGATGGGGGGTGGACGGCAGACCACTATTGCCGATCGTGGGAACTTCTGGGCTTGCACCAGTTCGGACCGATCGTCAACGTCGACCAAACCCAGGCGCCCTATCAAAATTCGCGGCGTTTGATTACCGCAGCCGATGTGGGAGGGGACGCCGGTCGCGCCCACTCTTCCGTCACGCCTGGCAGCGCATCTCCAGAGAATGCACAAGGCGAAAAGCTGTTCGACCCAGTCTGGCATTACCTGTACAACCAGCCGGTCGATATCGTCGGCGAAGCCACCGAAGAAGATCCAGACTGCCTACGCATTCAGGCCACGTACGAATAG
- a CDS encoding rhamnogalacturonan acetylesterase, with amino-acid sequence MQNHPLWNAIAILVALLFVPSFSVASAQETTIFMIGDSTMADKPVIPENPERGWGQLLQLYFHSHVTVDNRAVNGRSSKSFRAEGRWDRILERLQPGDWVIIQFGHNDEKSDEARHTDPFGSYTDNLRRYALETRERGAQPVLATPVVRRNFNQDGGLQPTHGDYPEAVRRLANELQVPLLDMTSRSRELLIQLGEERSERLFNWTTPGEYARFPKGNSDNTHFNALGATRMCDLAVAEIKKHVTELATHLRD; translated from the coding sequence ATGCAGAACCATCCTCTCTGGAACGCGATCGCGATCTTGGTAGCGCTCCTCTTCGTTCCCTCTTTCAGTGTGGCATCCGCGCAAGAAACGACCATCTTCATGATCGGCGACTCGACGATGGCCGACAAGCCCGTGATTCCGGAGAATCCAGAACGTGGTTGGGGACAGCTGCTGCAGTTATATTTTCACTCGCACGTGACGGTGGATAATCGGGCAGTCAATGGCCGCAGTTCCAAGAGCTTCCGCGCCGAAGGACGCTGGGATCGCATTCTGGAAAGGCTGCAGCCGGGCGATTGGGTTATCATACAATTTGGGCACAATGACGAGAAAAGCGATGAAGCTCGGCATACCGATCCCTTCGGAAGCTACACAGACAACCTACGTCGCTACGCGTTGGAAACGCGCGAGCGAGGGGCTCAGCCAGTGCTTGCAACACCGGTCGTGCGAAGAAACTTCAACCAAGATGGAGGCCTTCAACCGACGCACGGCGATTACCCCGAAGCCGTTCGACGCCTTGCCAATGAGCTGCAGGTGCCTCTGTTAGATATGACTTCTCGCTCGCGTGAACTACTAATTCAGCTTGGTGAGGAACGCTCTGAGAGGCTGTTCAATTGGACAACTCCGGGAGAATACGCTCGCTTTCCCAAAGGGAACTCCGACAATACGCACTTTAACGCCCTGGGAGCGACGCGAATGTGCGACCTGGCCGTCGCCGAGATCAAGAAGCACGTCACTGAACTGGCTACTCACTTGCGAGACTAG
- a CDS encoding HugZ family pyridoxamine 5'-phosphate oxidase: MTEPRQHAYTTESEELNPAPETSYAERARTMLFLNQTGVLSTHSNKCPGFPFGSTMPYALDAAGRPLFLVSSMAMHTKNLKADARCSLFVTAPDAHLDPLGAGRMTLLGSAEPVPSEELAADRAAYLAAHENAKYYVDFADFSFWRLNPSELYFVGGFGVMGWIEAADFERAVPDPLAEAASGILEHMNRDHMPAMLELAQHEKGVVASEAKMTAVDRLGFHLRLTTPERVHSVRIGFPDEVCSAEACRQAIVSMVQRSRKQAD; the protein is encoded by the coding sequence ATGACCGAACCGCGCCAACACGCTTACACGACCGAATCGGAAGAGCTCAATCCAGCTCCTGAGACGTCCTACGCCGAACGCGCGCGAACGATGCTGTTCCTCAACCAAACGGGGGTTCTATCAACGCACTCGAACAAATGCCCAGGCTTCCCTTTCGGGTCGACGATGCCCTACGCCTTGGACGCAGCGGGACGGCCCTTGTTCCTAGTCAGCTCGATGGCGATGCACACGAAGAACCTTAAAGCCGATGCCCGCTGCTCACTATTTGTCACCGCGCCCGACGCACACTTAGATCCCTTGGGGGCAGGCCGCATGACCTTGCTCGGCAGCGCCGAACCGGTGCCATCAGAGGAACTCGCCGCGGACCGTGCCGCCTACTTGGCTGCCCACGAAAATGCCAAATACTACGTGGACTTTGCAGACTTCTCCTTTTGGCGTCTGAATCCCAGCGAACTTTATTTCGTGGGGGGCTTCGGTGTCATGGGCTGGATTGAGGCCGCCGATTTCGAACGGGCTGTACCCGATCCATTGGCCGAAGCAGCCTCGGGAATCCTTGAGCACATGAATCGGGATCACATGCCTGCGATGCTCGAACTGGCCCAGCATGAGAAGGGAGTCGTGGCCTCCGAAGCGAAAATGACAGCCGTGGACCGACTCGGCTTTCACCTTCGCCTCACAACTCCAGAGCGTGTCCACTCAGTTCGAATTGGCTTTCCCGATGAGGTGTGCAGCGCCGAGGCGTGTCGCCAGGCAATTGTCTCGATGGTCCAACGCAGCCGAAAACAGGCAGATTAA
- a CDS encoding sulfatase family protein, which produces MHFSKALIAAIFLSASFSALIRAADRPNIVFIFTDDHCVQALSAYDDSRISTPNMDRIAHEGMRFNRCYVTNGICGPSRAVIQTGRYSHANGFIRNGNVFNGNQQTFPKLLQHAGYQTAVIGKWHLGSTPQGFDYYDILKGQGPYYNPPMITSDESGKPVTRKHTGYTTEIIGDKAIDWLEKGRDREKPFMLMFQHKAPHRNWMPAPKYLNWLDDVEIAEPETLFDDYSGRETPAANQTMTISDHMNDNDLKLTVPRGLMPEQLEVWNQAYTAKNESYLAKRDSMTETEILRWKYQRYAKDYLRCVKSVDDEIGRLLDYLDDEGLAEKTVVIYSSDQGWYLGEHGWFDKRWMYEESLITPLLVRWPGVVQPGSVNETDITSNLDFAETFLDLAGLDVPADMQGASLVPLFKGQTPEDWRKSFYYHYYEFPGGHSVNRHYGVTDGKHKLIHYYGPNHGGGEIDAWELFDLHRDPHELQSQADNPDYAEIRATLATELNRLRQRYDVPADTQPARKPRVPQRN; this is translated from the coding sequence ATGCATTTCAGCAAGGCTCTAATCGCCGCAATCTTCCTGTCAGCCTCGTTTAGCGCACTGATTCGCGCTGCAGATCGTCCCAACATTGTTTTCATCTTTACCGATGACCACTGCGTCCAGGCCCTCAGCGCCTACGACGACAGCCGTATATCCACACCCAATATGGATCGCATTGCCCACGAAGGCATGCGTTTCAATCGCTGCTATGTGACCAACGGTATTTGCGGCCCCAGCCGTGCGGTTATCCAGACCGGCAGGTACAGCCACGCCAACGGATTCATCCGCAATGGAAATGTCTTCAACGGCAACCAACAGACCTTCCCTAAGCTCCTGCAACACGCAGGCTACCAGACTGCAGTCATCGGCAAGTGGCACCTTGGCTCCACCCCGCAGGGCTTCGACTACTACGACATCTTGAAAGGGCAGGGGCCGTATTACAACCCACCGATGATTACGAGCGACGAGAGCGGCAAGCCTGTCACTCGCAAACACACTGGTTACACCACGGAGATCATCGGAGACAAAGCAATCGACTGGCTTGAGAAGGGACGCGACCGAGAGAAGCCCTTCATGCTCATGTTCCAGCACAAGGCGCCTCATCGAAATTGGATGCCAGCCCCCAAATACCTCAATTGGCTGGACGACGTTGAGATTGCCGAACCCGAGACCCTGTTCGATGACTACTCCGGTCGCGAAACTCCGGCTGCCAATCAGACGATGACGATCTCCGACCACATGAATGACAACGATCTGAAGCTGACCGTTCCTCGAGGACTGATGCCAGAGCAACTCGAAGTTTGGAATCAGGCTTACACGGCTAAGAACGAATCCTATCTAGCCAAGCGGGACTCCATGACCGAGACGGAGATCCTCCGGTGGAAGTATCAGCGTTATGCGAAAGACTACCTGCGATGTGTAAAATCGGTCGACGATGAAATTGGCCGCCTGCTCGACTATTTGGACGACGAGGGACTCGCAGAAAAAACCGTAGTCATCTATTCCTCGGACCAGGGTTGGTATTTGGGGGAGCATGGCTGGTTTGATAAACGCTGGATGTATGAAGAATCGCTAATCACCCCGCTCCTCGTTCGTTGGCCAGGAGTCGTCCAGCCTGGCAGCGTCAACGAAACCGATATCACTTCCAACTTGGATTTTGCCGAAACCTTTCTCGATCTGGCGGGACTGGACGTGCCTGCCGACATGCAGGGCGCCAGCCTCGTTCCGCTATTCAAGGGACAGACACCGGAAGACTGGCGCAAGTCGTTCTACTACCACTACTACGAATTCCCTGGCGGCCACTCGGTCAACCGGCACTATGGCGTGACCGACGGAAAACACAAATTGATTCACTACTACGGCCCAAACCATGGCGGGGGGGAGATCGACGCCTGGGAACTCTTTGACCTCCATCGCGATCCCCATGAACTCCAAAGCCAAGCCGACAACCCCGACTATGCTGAAATTCGTGCAACGCTTGCAACCGAACTCAATCGACTCCGCCAACGCTACGACGTTCCTGCAGATACGCAACCAGCTCGAAAACCGCGGGTGCCGCAGCGGAATTAG
- a CDS encoding sulfatase family protein, with protein MKTLHNFLIVLIAILASWTSMGVAADAPRPNVILIFIDDMGYGDVGFNGATIPQTPNLDRMATEGMKFTDFYVGCAVCSGSRTSLLTGCHYQRLSMNAVLFPNSNRGLHPDEVTLADMLKEAGYRTACIGKWHLGHLPPCLPTHQGFDSYWGIPYSNDMWIDPANKLSSEIVLRDGLVLADLQAGHKAKNVVPILRDEEVIEYPADQTTITRRYTEEAIRWITEKREEPFFLYLPHTMVHLPLAVSEAFNNPDKDLITNAIEEVDWSVGEILRTVQSAGIDDNTLIVFTSDNGAAVGSSLPLRARKSSVYDGGIREPTLMWWPGKIPAGAVCREVAASIDMMPTLARLCGGELPERKIDGQDIWPLMAGVEGAQSPHEAYVLMHGPGTVRSGKWKFYPWQEGKGRQARDNATWQPSADPYQLYDTVADIGETTNVASEHPQIVQRLKRVYEAHVAEIKANRRPTAEMIRPGNAISPERPGRVEKTPVKK; from the coding sequence ATGAAGACGCTCCACAACTTCCTGATCGTGCTCATCGCCATTTTGGCATCTTGGACCAGCATGGGAGTTGCCGCCGACGCACCTCGGCCCAACGTCATCCTCATTTTCATCGACGACATGGGTTACGGCGATGTGGGATTCAATGGTGCAACGATCCCCCAAACTCCCAACCTCGATCGAATGGCGACCGAGGGGATGAAGTTCACCGACTTCTACGTGGGCTGTGCGGTTTGTTCGGGATCGAGAACCTCGTTACTCACGGGCTGCCACTACCAGCGGCTCAGCATGAATGCGGTGTTGTTCCCCAATAGCAACCGAGGTCTCCACCCCGACGAAGTCACTCTGGCCGATATGCTCAAAGAGGCCGGCTATCGCACCGCGTGCATTGGCAAATGGCACCTTGGTCACCTACCTCCTTGCCTACCAACTCATCAAGGATTTGATTCCTATTGGGGAATTCCCTACAGCAACGACATGTGGATCGACCCGGCCAATAAACTCTCTTCCGAGATCGTCCTCCGCGACGGCTTGGTTCTGGCGGACCTACAAGCCGGTCACAAGGCCAAAAACGTCGTACCCATCCTGCGAGACGAAGAGGTCATAGAATACCCTGCGGACCAGACGACGATCACACGTCGCTACACCGAGGAGGCGATTCGTTGGATCACGGAGAAACGCGAGGAGCCATTCTTTCTCTATCTCCCGCACACGATGGTTCACCTGCCACTGGCTGTATCCGAAGCATTCAACAATCCCGACAAGGACCTGATCACCAATGCGATCGAAGAGGTTGATTGGTCGGTTGGTGAGATTCTTCGAACGGTGCAATCGGCTGGAATAGACGACAACACTCTCATTGTATTCACTAGTGATAATGGAGCAGCGGTAGGCTCATCTCTTCCGCTTCGCGCTAGAAAGAGCAGCGTTTACGATGGGGGAATTCGAGAACCGACCTTGATGTGGTGGCCAGGAAAAATTCCGGCAGGAGCGGTTTGCCGGGAAGTGGCGGCCTCCATCGACATGATGCCCACGCTGGCTCGACTCTGTGGAGGCGAGCTCCCCGAGCGCAAGATTGACGGCCAAGACATTTGGCCATTGATGGCCGGGGTCGAGGGAGCCCAAAGTCCGCACGAGGCCTATGTCCTAATGCACGGTCCGGGTACCGTTCGCAGCGGAAAGTGGAAATTCTACCCATGGCAAGAGGGCAAAGGCAGGCAAGCTCGGGACAACGCAACGTGGCAACCCTCGGCCGATCCCTACCAACTCTACGATACCGTGGCCGATATTGGTGAAACCACCAATGTTGCGTCAGAGCACCCTCAGATCGTGCAGCGACTCAAGCGTGTCTATGAGGCACACGTTGCGGAAATCAAGGCCAACCGACGGCCAACCGCCGAGATGATCAGGCCGGGAAATGCGATTTCGCCCGAGCGACCGGGCAGGGTGGAGAAAACACCAGTTAAGAAGTAA